A stretch of DNA from Borrelia sp. A-FGy1:
GCAAGTATATTTAGGTAAAGCATATATCCTCTGGGATATAAATTTCTTTAACCCCTAAGCCAGTTAATCTATACTTTACAAAAACGATACTTACTGCATGCTAAATAATACACAACTAGGCTAAAAACTACTAACAAACTCTTCTAGATTACCAACATTATTTGCAAATAAACATATGAATCGTTTAAGAAAGAATATAGGCTAGATTCCCTAACACAAAGTCTCTACTCTATATTCTTTCTTTGTCAAAAGATCCAAGCTCTTCTTTAAAGCACAATTCTTTTTCTTATTGGCATAAAAAAATAAGCATTTTAGTCAAAATATTTTAGCAAAATCATCCCCTCCATTTTTTGAAAAAAGTATTTACTTATTAAATTTACAGCTAAATACAAAAAAGGGAAGAGCTGCCCCTTAACCAGAGTTAAAGGGTAGCTCTTTTTTGTAGTATTTAAGCAAGCATAATAAATTATGTTGCTTAATATTATACTAATAATATAATATTTTTTAAAAAAAGTCAATAGTCTTAGTCAGTAATTTAGTACATTATTCCTGCATTCTAAATCCTAGAGAATGCTCCTTCTCCTTTAGCATTCTTACAAGTTTTTCTGCATCTAGCACATCTCCTGTAAAGTTATAATTGTTAACTATTACCTTACTGTTTTCTTTCTTATTTTCTAGCCTTTGCAGTCTTGTAATCTCTTTTGCTATAAGGGCAGCCTCATTTAGTCTTAGGTTCTCCTCAATCGGTGCTGGGGTTACTCTTACTAGTTCAGGCTGTCCCATCTCACTTGCAAGAAGCCCTGCTTGTGGAATATAGGTAGGGCTATTAGTTCTAAAGAATGCACCCTTTCTTGCTAGTTTTATTTCCTCTAAGCTTCCTGCTGCTTTAACAGTCGCTATTCGCCTTAGTATTTCTTCTAAAATCTTTCTAGCATTAGCTATATTTTCTTTCTTGCTAATGCTCCACCAAGAAGCATTGACCTTATCAAGCTCTGCCTGGGCCTTAATTCTTTCTTCCTCTAGCTTGCCAAGCTTTTTCTCCCTTTCAACCTCAACTTTTTTAGCAGTTTCTTGTTTTGCAATCTCTTCTTTTGCTGTCTCTTTCCTACTACTATACTCAGCCTGAACTTCCTGTAGCCTTTTTTGAAACTCTTCACCAGATATTTGCCCCTTAGCCTGAGCTTGTTTAATGAAGTCAATTTCCTTGTTATACTGCTCATCAAGCTTGCTTAGCTTTTCTTTTCGCATATTTATCTCACGGTCAAACCCTTCTTCTAGTCTTGCAAGATCAACCTCACTCTGCTTAGCTAGCCTTTCAAGATCTTCATCACGCTTTTTTTCAATCTCTTCTATTGCATTAGCCTCAATTCCCTTAAAAATACCTATAGTAAAATCAAGCACTGCTGCTGCTAGTCCACCCCAGACTCCAAGACTTGATAGCATTTGGCGTGATGTGTTAATGGTTGATTCTACTAATGCATCTGCTCCCTTTGCACCACTTTGAGCAAAGCTTTTCCCCAAATCTTGGTTTAGTACATTATTAATAGAGCCTGCAAGGTTATTTAGGAGGGAAAGCAAGGAGTCAAGCCATCCTTTTGTAGCCTTTCTTGCCTCTGTAGCAGCACTTAGTAATGCACTTCTATTACTATCATTTAGCTTTTCAAACTCATCTTTATGAGAATCAACAAACTCCTTATACAAGCTAGCCACATGAGCCTGCATTTTAGCACTAGCTCTTGAGTGAGCATCTTCTGGTAGGAGTGCAAGGCTATACCTTATAGAGGTTATTCTGTCTTGTAGTTCCTTGTATGAGGCAGCAAATGATCTATCTAGAGCAGTCTTTTCAAACTCATTTACCTCACGCTGCATTGCAACAACAACTTGTCTACTAGATTCATTTAGGCTTGCAAAATTTTTGCTGTATCTTGCAAGAAACTCCTTATTTCTGCTATTAACCTCTTCTGCTAACTTACGACTAGCCTTTTCCTGTTCGCGATAGGGAAGAGTTAGTATTTCTCGCTCTTTTTCTGCTAATTCTTCCTTTAGAGTCTTGTGAGCTGCTACAAAATCATGATTAGCTTTAGCAAAATCACTTACAGTTTTTTCTACACCAGCTAAAGTCTTTTGGTTTTCCTCACTTAACCTGTCAAAACTTGCACTATACTTGCCAATAAATTCTTTATTTTTAGCATTAATTAATTCTTCTATTTTAGCGGCAGCTTTTAGTTGTTCATGGTATGGCTTAAGTTCAGCTTCTCTTCGCAACTTAAATATTTGTTTTTGCAAGTCCTCATAGTCTTGCATCATCTGCTTATCATAGTCAGCTATGGCTGTTGGATCATATTTTTTTAGCCTAGCTGGTTCTTCTGTCCCTGCTGCCTCTGCCTCCTTAAGTTCTTTTTTGCTAAACCCTAAAAACTTAGTTAGCGTGCCCCATAGATTTCCTGCAAGTTCTGCCACCTTTGCAAAGAGAGTAAAGATTGGATCAAAGGCAGATTTAAATGCTTTGACAAACTCACCTGTTATGAAGCTTGCAACCTCAGTTAGCTTAGTAAGAAGGGTTACTACTCCTGCAACTATTTTTGTAACAGGAGAAAGCAGGCCTACTAGTAAGAGTTGCTTTACCTTCTCAAAACCCATTAGCAGAGGCTCTAGTGCTTGTCCTAAAGAAAGGAAAAGATTTTCACCCATCTTAGCTGTTTGTGCTTGAGCCTCCTCTAGTGTTTTAGCCTCACGTGCCGTGTTTTTGTAAAATTTAGCACCCTCTTTAGTAGCCTTGTTAAGAGCTGCACTTAAATCCTTAAATCCAATTTTGCCTTCGCTAGCCATCTTAAACAAGGCATCACCACTAACACCTGCTTCACTAGCTAGTATATCTGAGATATCTATTCCCATATCACGCAATGCCTCAAGATCTTCAAGTGCTACCCTATTACTAGATTCAGTCTTAGCATACACCTCAGCAAGTTTCTCTAACCCTTGACTAGATCCACCAGCAACTTGGGCAAACATGTTCATCTTTTCCCTAGTCTCATCTGAGGTTGCTCCATATGAAAGCAAAGTTTTTGCAGCATTAGATATAGCTTCTCTTGTAAAAAGAGTATTATCCCCAAGCTCTCTCATATCCTCTGCTAAGGCTTTACCTAACTTCTCATCAGAAAGAAGTAAGGAATAAGAGCTGACTTCGGCATTAAAATTTTTTAGTGCATCTAGCGAGTTAGAAAATCCAGCAGTTATAGCAGACCCTATGCCTTCTGTAAGCTTAAGAGCTAATGAGAGTGGGGCTATATTTTCTATGACCTTTCCTAGTGAATCACCTACCTTTACTGCAAATCCCTTTACATCAACTAAATTCTTACCAACATTTCTTATAGCATCTCCTAGCCCCTTTACCCCAGAGTTATTATTACTAATGTTTTGTACAGATTCTGATAGTTTGCTAAAATTTTGACTTGCCCTGCTAGCCGCATCTACTAAAGCAGCAGTGGTTGCAGCAACAGTATCGCTTGTACCCTCTACTTGAGAAAGAGTATCTGCAAGACGCTCAAGGTTGTCAAATTGCTGCTCCCCCATCTCTTTTATAGCATCAGCAAGTGAGGCTAGCTTCTCCTGGTTGGCAGTAGCGATTGATATAGGAATTACTATATCCTCAATTTTCATTATCCTAAACTCTCATACTCAAGCTTTTTAAGGTAAATGTTAAGCTCATTTAGCACTAGAACAAACCAATAATTTTGATCAAAAAGTCCTCCCTTAGCAGGCAAACTAGACGTATTTCTTGCAACTAAGGCTTGGCTTACCAAGTAAGAGATGGCATTGTAATTTTTACTAATCCAGTCAAATTCTTGCTTCATGTCTTTAATAAACTCGGAATTCATTTTCTCTGCGTGTTTCATGAGTTGGTCGTAGTGATCTTTTTTTGCAATGTAGTGGAGTGCAAGCTCAACTTTTTTGATACACCCTCTGCTTTTAATGCTGTTAGAAAATTTGCAAGCTCTATTGATATATTCTCAACCACATCAAATTTGAATATGGCATCTTGTTCTAACATTTCTTTTGTAACAGGTCTGCCTGTCTGATCAAAAAGATTAACAAATCCAACAACATTTTCTTCTAAAATTTCTCTAGCTTGCTTTAGCTGAGCCATTACCGATTTTGCTAACATGCTAGCTTCCTGCTCTCCTTTATCTCCTCTTATAAGATAAGCAATAGTAACTTGATTTGCTTTAAGTTTCTCAATAAAGCCATAATTAATCTTGTCAAGGATGATGTATGCCCTATTTTGCTCTTCTAGGTCCTTTTCCTCTTTAGAGCTACTGTTTCTCACATATCCTGGTATATAAGGAATCTGCATCCTGCCTTCTAAATTAATATTTATTGTCACTTTATTCTCCTTTTTTATTTTCTAAACTAGATTTCAAAAAACACAGCCCCCTCTATATAGTCGTAAGAGAGAGATACTAAAGGTTTAGATAGCGTTACCTGGCACTTAAGATCAATTTTTTGATTTGACAAATCTTGTGCTGGATTGAAGGTTGCTATTTGTCCTTCAGCAACTATGAACTTGGTCCGCTGGTCTTTACTTTGTATCTGGTTTACTAAAAACACTATAAACTCGTAATTTTTAGGCTTCTCTAGCTTGCCTAGCTTGTAGGTTGTACCATTTTCCTTTACAACATCAAATGTTTGAAAATGTGAACGCTCAATATAGGTCTCTAGAAGCTCTTCCTTATTCTCACTTGTCTCTCTTACTGAATATCCTGAAAATTCAACCGTATGCTCTGGCTGCTTACCTATGGATGAGATTGACCCGCATGTTGTCTTTAGTGTTTCTGTTGCTTTAGTTGAGGCAACATTATACGAGTAGCCAAGGCAGTAAGTTCTTGCAAGAAGCACTTCTATCTCATCAGCAACATCAAGTGCATTCTTTAGGCTATCTAGGAATGCTTTCTGCTCATAGTAAAGTACTCCTCCTTCTTTTAGGTTATATGTTGAGGTTAGTTTTGAAGAGGATGCTAACTTTTTGACTCTAAACACGCACTCTTTGATTGACTTCCATTTGCTAGGTTTTTTTTGAGATAAGGGCAAGTCCTTTACAACTAAATCACGAGGATCATCACCATTAACCTCTCCTCCATTCTTAATGTCACTCCCCTTATAACACCATTTGAACTTGTCAATATTAACTGCCACAAGAACTGCCCCTGAGGGTATTTTCAACCTTTCTTCTGCCATTTTACTAAAAAGCCTCCTTTAGCACAAAAAATTTAGGTCACAACTATTAATTCGATCTGCTATAGCACATCTAAGCTTAGTAATCATTTCAGCCTCCTCCTCACCAGCTACAGATGAATCATTTATACTAAAATTTGACAAGAAATAATTTTTTGCCAAAAATTTAGTTACAAGCAAAGCAAGAGTTAGACCTTGAGTTGAACAGCTACTACAATCAGTAATTATTGTGAAATCTAGGGTTATGCTTAAAGAGAAAGCTCTACATTTACTTACAACCTCACCCTTGCTCTCTAGGGTAAATACCACAACGGGGAAAGACAAGCTAGTGCAAGTAAAAAGCTCAGACTTGTAGTAAACCTTAGTTGTTGCAAACTTATTGCATGCCAAGTAACTAACCAGTCCCCCCTTAATTGATGCAACGTAATGCTTTATAAAACTGCTGCTCATTTTAGAAGCCCCTTAAAATTTTCTATTAAGTCTTGCTTGATCCAATTTGTATATCGCCTTTTAGGTCCCCTTTTCTTTATTGAAAGCCATATGGGCAAAGCTTTCCCCTCTATACCCCTATAGGCGGCCCAACGCTTTATTGCAGCTAAACTAGGCGGCTTCTCTTTTTTGTAAGCCTGGCCTGAATCTAGCAGGCCTGCTAGTGGACTTGGCATGCTAAGCGTTAAGGTCAATTTGTCCTTTTGCTTGCTGATACTTATTCTTGCCTGCTCTTTAAGCCGTCCTGGCAGACTACTAGTAAAAGAGACTAGCTTATCATCTAGGCTGGCCTTTAGGTCTGAAACTACTCTCTCTTTTATTGCTTGGTTAAGTCTTAAATAAATTTGCGTATCGCTCTTCATCTATCGCCACACCCCCTCTTTCCTATATTTTCTGCATATTTGTAAGAAGGGAGATGAATCAACTCTGTCAAACAAAAAATCAAGCTGGCTAATTGTTCTTCCTAGTCTGCAATCCCTCTTTTCTTGCCCCTTAGCACATCTTGGATTAAATACTTCCTCATAAACAATATCTAACAAGATCAACATCCAATTTTTGTATGAAGAGCTGTCTTTTTCTATCCTATACAGATCTAAAATAGAGGCAGAATATCTTACTGCTTCAACTAGATTTACATAGAGTGCTTCAGGGATCTCTATTTCCCCATCCCTAATGCATTCACTTTTCAAGTAACCAATAGCAGTGTTTTTTACCCAAACTTTAATCCAATTATTG
This window harbors:
- a CDS encoding tape measure protein, producing the protein MKIEDIVIPISIATANQEKLASLADAIKEMGEQQFDNLERLADTLSQVEGTSDTVAATTAALVDAASRASQNFSKLSESVQNISNNNSGVKGLGDAIRNVGKNLVDVKGFAVKVGDSLGKVIENIAPLSLALKLTEGIGSAITAGFSNSLDALKNFNAEVSSYSLLLSDEKLGKALAEDMRELGDNTLFTREAISNAAKTLLSYGATSDETREKMNMFAQVAGGSSQGLEKLAEVYAKTESSNRVALEDLEALRDMGIDISDILASEAGVSGDALFKMASEGKIGFKDLSAALNKATKEGAKFYKNTAREAKTLEEAQAQTAKMGENLFLSLGQALEPLLMGFEKVKQLLLVGLLSPVTKIVAGVVTLLTKLTEVASFITGEFVKAFKSAFDPIFTLFAKVAELAGNLWGTLTKFLGFSKKELKEAEAAGTEEPARLKKYDPTAIADYDKQMMQDYEDLQKQIFKLRREAELKPYHEQLKAAAKIEELINAKNKEFIGKYSASFDRLSEENQKTLAGVEKTVSDFAKANHDFVAAHKTLKEELAEKEREILTLPYREQEKASRKLAEEVNSRNKEFLARYSKNFASLNESSRQVVVAMQREVNEFEKTALDRSFAASYKELQDRITSIRYSLALLPEDAHSRASAKMQAHVASLYKEFVDSHKDEFEKLNDSNRSALLSAATEARKATKGWLDSLLSLLNNLAGSINNVLNQDLGKSFAQSGAKGADALVESTINTSRQMLSSLGVWGGLAAAVLDFTIGIFKGIEANAIEEIEKKRDEDLERLAKQSEVDLARLEEGFDREINMRKEKLSKLDEQYNKEIDFIKQAQAKGQISGEEFQKRLQEVQAEYSSRKETAKEEIAKQETAKKVEVEREKKLGKLEEERIKAQAELDKVNASWWSISKKENIANARKILEEILRRIATVKAAGSLEEIKLARKGAFFRTNSPTYIPQAGLLASEMGQPELVRVTPAPIEENLRLNEAALIAKEITRLQRLENKKENSKVIVNNYNFTGDVLDAEKLVRMLKEKEHSLGFRMQE